A section of the Candidatus Latescibacterota bacterium genome encodes:
- a CDS encoding cytochrome c biogenesis protein ResB: protein MNARFRTNPIVRLLASLKLMVFLVLVFALASGVATFIESAYGTPAARALVYNALWFEVTIGLLIVNLIALLLARWPYRPSQYGFVLIHISVIVILISAAITRFFGYEGMMHIREGSSSSSIQSTKDYVELIDGDRMDGFPVLLWKAGPAHASGKATLGGETYHLEVKEFWPHFSEQLMESDSGPAAINFAVAGGNGMERRTLTGGESIRSGDVQITFHDGALPPAGATAPLGSITARVAGKVAVLPVSRDATATAELAGYSLRVTEFHPDYARRNDSPEPTAMNNPMARVEITGPDGATAERVLFAFFPDFGMDHPGSETPMAELALVYDYGRRLEFGVADGKLAARASFPLEVVDMGSGQADHEQPGGETFSPAMMTLHRSGNFSLVITAFFEHAAMQPAASADENSPAAARVAVRGPGGEQVEKVLRRGEPQRVSLGGKDFDLSFGPRMIDVPYRVELDDFLLLTYPGSNNPASYESHVKLYDEDAGINGRPVRIYMNHPLTYKGFKHFQSSYDPDHRGTVLSVNHDPGKWPTYFGYILIGLGFLLILFKGLMTRGASGNGSRKEKS, encoded by the coding sequence ATGAACGCGCGCTTCCGAACCAATCCGATCGTTCGCCTCCTGGCCTCGCTCAAGCTGATGGTCTTTCTCGTCCTCGTCTTCGCGCTGGCGAGCGGGGTGGCCACCTTCATCGAGAGCGCCTACGGCACGCCCGCGGCGCGCGCGCTGGTCTACAACGCCCTCTGGTTCGAGGTGACCATCGGCCTGCTGATCGTCAACCTCATCGCGCTGCTTCTGGCGCGCTGGCCCTACCGGCCGAGCCAGTACGGCTTCGTGCTGATCCACATCTCCGTGATCGTCATCCTCATCAGCGCGGCCATCACGCGCTTCTTCGGCTACGAAGGGATGATGCACATCCGCGAGGGCTCGTCCAGCAGCAGCATCCAGTCCACCAAGGACTACGTGGAGCTGATCGACGGGGACCGCATGGACGGCTTCCCCGTCCTGCTCTGGAAGGCAGGGCCCGCCCACGCGTCGGGCAAGGCCACCCTCGGCGGCGAGACCTACCATCTCGAGGTCAAGGAGTTCTGGCCGCACTTCAGCGAGCAGCTGATGGAGTCCGACAGCGGCCCGGCCGCGATCAACTTCGCCGTGGCCGGGGGGAACGGCATGGAGCGCCGCACCCTCACGGGCGGCGAGAGCATCCGCAGCGGGGACGTCCAGATCACCTTCCACGACGGCGCCCTGCCGCCGGCCGGCGCCACCGCCCCGCTGGGAAGCATCACCGCGCGCGTGGCCGGCAAGGTGGCCGTGCTGCCGGTGAGCCGCGACGCCACGGCCACGGCCGAGCTGGCCGGCTATTCGCTGCGCGTGACGGAGTTCCACCCGGACTACGCGCGCCGCAACGACAGCCCCGAGCCCACGGCCATGAACAACCCCATGGCGCGCGTCGAGATCACCGGCCCGGACGGCGCCACCGCCGAGCGCGTGCTCTTCGCCTTCTTCCCCGACTTCGGCATGGACCACCCCGGCAGCGAGACGCCCATGGCCGAGCTGGCGCTCGTCTACGACTACGGGCGCCGTCTCGAGTTCGGCGTGGCCGACGGCAAGCTCGCGGCCCGCGCCAGCTTCCCCCTGGAAGTGGTGGACATGGGCAGCGGTCAGGCCGACCACGAGCAGCCGGGCGGCGAGACCTTCAGCCCGGCGATGATGACGCTGCACCGCTCCGGCAACTTCAGCCTCGTGATCACCGCCTTCTTCGAGCACGCGGCGATGCAGCCCGCGGCGAGCGCCGACGAGAACTCGCCCGCGGCGGCGCGCGTCGCGGTGCGCGGCCCCGGCGGCGAGCAGGTGGAGAAGGTGCTGCGCCGGGGCGAGCCGCAGCGCGTGAGCCTCGGCGGCAAGGACTTCGACCTCAGCTTCGGCCCGCGGATGATCGACGTTCCCTACCGCGTCGAGCTCGACGACTTCCTGCTGCTCACCTATCCGGGCAGCAACAACCCCGCGAGCTACGAGAGCCACGTGAAGCTCTACGACGAGGACGCCGGCATCAACGGCCGCCCGGTGCGGATCTACATGAACCATCCGCTCACCTACAAGGGCTTCAAGCACTTCCAGTCGTCCTACGACCCGGACCACCGCGGCACGGTGCTGTCGGTGAACCACGATCCCGGCAAGTGGCCCACCTACTTCGGCTACATTCTCATTGGTCTCGGATTCCTGTTGATCCTGTTCAAGGGACTGATGACGCGCGGCGCGTCAGGCAACGGTTCCCGGAAGGAGAAGTCATGA
- a CDS encoding molybdenum cofactor biosynthesis protein MoaE, with protein sequence MGEAPLDLEPLIAAVSGPGHGAVAVFLGVVRAEGDVVALDYEAYPAMATRQMAALADALRAAHGPLAVACAHRVGRLDVGVVSLALAVGAPHRREAFAAAADFVDRLKRSVPIWKRDLTLDERSET encoded by the coding sequence GTGGGCGAGGCGCCGCTGGACCTCGAGCCCCTGATCGCCGCGGTGAGCGGCCCCGGCCACGGCGCCGTGGCCGTCTTCCTGGGCGTGGTGCGCGCCGAGGGCGACGTCGTCGCCCTGGACTACGAGGCCTACCCCGCCATGGCGACGCGGCAGATGGCCGCCCTCGCCGACGCCCTTCGCGCGGCGCACGGCCCGCTGGCCGTCGCCTGCGCGCATCGCGTGGGGCGGCTGGACGTGGGCGTCGTCTCCCTGGCCCTGGCCGTGGGCGCGCCGCACCGGCGCGAGGCCTTCGCGGCCGCCGCGGACTTCGTGGACCGACTCAAGCGGAGCGTTCCCATCTGGAAGCGCGACCTGACCCTGGACGAGAGGAGCGAGACGTGA
- a CDS encoding glycosyltransferase family 4 protein, producing the protein MRRARSGLGVVLLSQYFHPEVGATQTRARELARAFARAGHRVTVICEVPNHPHGVIPPEYRGKRFVWETLDGYRVLRVWVAASPVKTFRTRLAFYLSYMVMATLAAFRRLGPVDLVVATSPPLPVAMAGWALSALRRARFVMDVRDLWPDAAVALGELSRPWMIRAAARVERFLYRRALLIPAVTRGFLDAIAAKGIARDKLTWAPNGTLPAIFHDGPRDPALRETLGLGDRFTVTFAGLFGIAQGMDFLLDLAASYREDPGIVFLFVGDGPLRARLQARVAAEGLADRVVLHPQVPLEAVTPVLNASDLLLVPLKADPVFATFIPSKLFDFLACRPPVLLGVAGEAAALLAESGGGLAAAPEDLASYRDAIARLRDDPAAARAMGEAGQRFVLPRFDRAAVMDGLVAAIVAKLAR; encoded by the coding sequence ATGAGGCGCGCCCGCAGCGGTCTGGGCGTCGTGCTGCTGTCGCAGTACTTCCACCCCGAGGTGGGCGCCACGCAGACCCGCGCCCGCGAGCTGGCCCGCGCCTTCGCGCGCGCCGGCCATCGCGTCACCGTGATCTGCGAGGTCCCCAACCACCCGCACGGCGTGATCCCGCCCGAGTACCGCGGCAAGCGCTTCGTCTGGGAGACGCTGGACGGCTACCGCGTCCTCCGCGTCTGGGTGGCGGCGAGCCCGGTGAAGACCTTCCGCACGCGCCTCGCCTTCTACCTGAGCTACATGGTGATGGCCACGCTGGCGGCCTTCCGTCGCCTGGGTCCGGTGGACCTGGTCGTGGCCACCAGCCCGCCGCTGCCCGTGGCCATGGCCGGCTGGGCGCTGTCCGCGCTGCGGCGCGCGCGCTTCGTGATGGACGTGCGCGACCTGTGGCCGGACGCCGCCGTCGCGCTGGGCGAGCTCAGCCGCCCCTGGATGATCCGCGCCGCGGCGCGCGTGGAGCGCTTCCTCTACCGGCGCGCGCTGCTCATCCCCGCGGTGACGCGCGGCTTCCTGGACGCCATCGCGGCCAAGGGCATCGCGCGCGACAAGCTCACCTGGGCGCCCAACGGCACGCTGCCCGCGATCTTCCACGACGGCCCCCGCGACCCGGCGCTGCGCGAGACGCTGGGCCTCGGCGACCGCTTCACGGTGACCTTCGCGGGGCTCTTCGGCATCGCCCAGGGGATGGACTTCCTGCTGGACCTGGCGGCCAGCTATCGCGAGGACCCGGGGATCGTCTTCCTGTTCGTCGGCGACGGCCCGCTGCGCGCCCGGCTCCAGGCGCGCGTGGCGGCGGAGGGGCTGGCGGACCGGGTGGTCCTGCACCCGCAGGTGCCGCTGGAGGCCGTCACGCCGGTGCTGAACGCGTCGGACCTGCTGCTGGTGCCGCTGAAGGCGGATCCCGTCTTCGCGACCTTCATCCCGAGCAAGCTCTTCGACTTCCTCGCCTGCCGTCCGCCCGTGCTGCTGGGCGTGGCCGGCGAGGCCGCCGCGCTGCTGGCCGAGAGCGGCGGCGGACTGGCCGCGGCGCCCGAGGATCTCGCGAGCTATCGCGACGCGATCGCGCGCCTGCGCGACGACCCCGCGGCCGCGCGCGCCATGGGCGAAGCGGGACAGCGTTTCGTGCTGCCCCGCTTCGATCGGGCCGCGGTGATGGACGGCCTGGTGGCCGCCATCGTGGCGAAGCTGGCGCGCTAG
- a CDS encoding methyltransferase, giving the protein MNPFDALELRRARLRLPGFPTPVHLHRPPSVDALLERLDPADPDAEQRIPYWAELWPSAVGLAAWLAAGGGPRRPGRALELGCGLGLAGLVALRLGWDLELADRDPEACAVAEANLRLNGLDPRRVRCLDWNDPPPVRYDTVLGADLLYERAFAEPLVRWLDAALNARGRALLVEPGRAVGAACVDALAARFAVSERRLRARVDDRWRPLRLVTLRRR; this is encoded by the coding sequence GTGAATCCTTTCGACGCCCTCGAGTTGCGCCGGGCGCGGCTTCGTCTGCCAGGGTTTCCCACGCCGGTCCATCTTCACCGCCCGCCCTCGGTCGACGCGCTCCTGGAGCGCCTCGACCCCGCGGACCCCGACGCGGAGCAGCGCATCCCCTACTGGGCCGAACTGTGGCCAAGCGCGGTCGGACTCGCGGCCTGGCTGGCGGCGGGCGGCGGTCCCCGTCGCCCGGGGCGGGCCCTCGAGCTGGGCTGCGGGCTCGGTCTCGCCGGCCTCGTGGCCCTGCGCCTCGGCTGGGACCTGGAGCTCGCCGACCGCGATCCCGAGGCCTGCGCGGTCGCCGAGGCCAACCTGCGTCTCAACGGACTGGACCCGCGGCGCGTGCGCTGCCTGGACTGGAACGACCCGCCGCCCGTCCGCTACGACACCGTGCTCGGCGCGGACCTGCTCTACGAGCGCGCCTTTGCGGAGCCCCTGGTCCGCTGGCTCGACGCCGCCCTCAACGCCCGTGGGCGCGCGCTGCTCGTGGAGCCCGGCCGCGCCGTGGGGGCGGCCTGCGTGGACGCGCTCGCGGCCCGCTTCGCCGTGAGCGAACGCCGGCTGCGGGCGCGCGTGGACGATCGCTGGCGTCCCCTGCGCCTCGTCACCCTGCGCCGGCGCTAG
- a CDS encoding MoaD/ThiS family protein, producing the protein MSTGPQLTVKLFGAYRDAVGAESLVRPCPPGLRLGALWAQLCAEWPDLAPLAAARLGAVNLDYADDDHPLAPGDEVAFFPPVSGG; encoded by the coding sequence GTGAGCACGGGCCCGCAGCTGACCGTCAAGCTCTTCGGCGCCTACCGCGACGCGGTGGGCGCCGAGTCCCTTGTAAGGCCCTGCCCGCCCGGCCTTCGTCTCGGCGCGCTCTGGGCCCAGCTCTGCGCCGAGTGGCCCGATCTGGCGCCCCTGGCGGCCGCGCGTCTCGGGGCCGTGAACCTCGACTACGCCGACGACGACCACCCGCTCGCCCCGGGCGACGAGGTGGCCTTCTTCCCCCCGGTCTCGGGGGGTTAG
- a CDS encoding leucyl aminopeptidase, translated as MTMTLRVDAAADPARQDNVVLFGSVEDGIDAAGRDLPILARAAALRALGDFTGKLGATSLLYDDSGSRRWLLVGLGEKAKVNGRAWRAAGAAAQVTLAGLGAESATCVLPAGARVGELATGLLLSGYRYDRYLQSEDAKAKHLASATLVPAPGDDVAAAIAALSRAECHARGASLARDLMNGPGNAVTPSHLAAAATAIAAESGGRIRCRVLGEPELEAENCRAILAVGAGSAEESKLIVLEYAPTGKVPAGRTLALVGKGVTFDTGGISIKPAALMEEMKYDMGGAAAVLGVFRALAELDLPVKVVGLVPTVENMPDGRSYRPGDIVVTRSGLSIEIKNTDAEGRVILSDALDYAKDFAPDLLIDLATLTGACVVALAHEAAGLMANDAGEAFVADLRESGDRSGERVWPLPMYAEYEELIKSDVADMCNTGGRYGGAIAAAKLLQRFADHSPWIHLDIAGTAWTGKERDITPKGGNGFGVRLLMDFIEGFGS; from the coding sequence GTGACGATGACACTCAGGGTGGACGCCGCCGCCGACCCGGCGCGCCAGGACAACGTGGTGCTCTTCGGCAGCGTGGAGGACGGCATCGACGCCGCCGGACGCGATCTGCCCATCCTGGCCCGCGCGGCCGCGCTGCGCGCGCTGGGCGACTTCACCGGCAAGCTCGGCGCGACGAGCCTGCTCTACGACGACAGCGGCAGCCGCCGCTGGCTCCTGGTGGGGCTCGGCGAGAAGGCCAAGGTGAACGGCCGCGCCTGGCGCGCCGCGGGCGCCGCCGCGCAGGTGACGCTGGCGGGGCTCGGCGCGGAGTCGGCGACCTGCGTTCTGCCTGCGGGTGCCCGCGTCGGCGAGCTCGCCACCGGGCTGCTGCTCTCCGGCTACCGCTACGACCGCTACCTGCAGAGCGAGGACGCCAAGGCCAAGCACCTCGCGTCGGCCACGCTCGTGCCCGCGCCGGGCGACGACGTCGCCGCGGCCATCGCGGCCCTGTCCCGCGCGGAGTGCCACGCCCGGGGGGCGTCGCTCGCCCGCGACCTGATGAACGGCCCGGGCAACGCGGTCACGCCGAGCCATCTCGCGGCGGCCGCCACGGCCATCGCCGCCGAGTCCGGCGGACGCATCCGCTGCCGCGTTCTCGGCGAGCCGGAGCTGGAGGCCGAGAACTGCCGGGCCATCCTCGCGGTGGGGGCCGGCAGCGCGGAGGAGAGCAAGCTGATCGTCCTCGAGTACGCGCCCACGGGCAAGGTGCCGGCGGGGCGGACGCTGGCGCTGGTGGGCAAGGGCGTCACCTTCGACACGGGCGGAATCAGCATCAAGCCCGCGGCGCTGATGGAGGAGATGAAGTACGACATGGGCGGCGCCGCCGCGGTGCTCGGCGTCTTCCGCGCGCTGGCCGAGCTGGATCTGCCGGTGAAGGTGGTGGGGCTCGTCCCCACGGTGGAGAACATGCCCGACGGCCGTTCCTACCGGCCCGGGGACATCGTGGTGACGCGCAGCGGGCTGTCCATCGAGATCAAGAACACCGACGCCGAGGGGCGCGTGATCCTGTCAGACGCCCTCGACTACGCGAAGGACTTCGCGCCAGATCTCTTGATCGACCTGGCCACGCTGACCGGCGCCTGCGTGGTGGCCCTCGCGCACGAGGCGGCCGGGCTCATGGCCAACGACGCCGGCGAGGCCTTCGTGGCCGACCTGCGCGAGAGCGGCGACCGCAGCGGCGAGCGGGTCTGGCCGCTGCCGATGTACGCCGAGTACGAGGAGCTCATCAAGAGCGACGTGGCGGACATGTGCAACACCGGCGGCCGCTACGGCGGGGCCATCGCGGCGGCCAAGCTGCTGCAGCGCTTCGCGGATCACTCGCCGTGGATTCACCTGGACATCGCCGGAACGGCCTGGACCGGCAAGGAGCGCGACATCACGCCCAAGGGCGGCAACGGCTTCGGCGTGCGCCTGCTGATGGACTTCATCGAGGGCTTCGGCAGCTAG
- the ccsA gene encoding cytochrome c biogenesis protein CcsA, whose product MSRTSLGRSLPTLLLTLLLVAGLGTGQALAQYGGEEEGQQATDQGMEGAAGMAQEQEATSEDAHAGHVHMPAAAPAKNFLSAESREALRRLTVQDFQGRMKPLDTLSREMVMKVTKRTHFDGWEPLDLYLSWMISPRYWFDQPVIAVRFPGLKDRLGVSQETKYVTPASLLDGQGQYLLGDEVEEALRTADRDRSKLQRKLLSFDERVNLVFMNFQRSTLRIYPQPEDEKNTWLAMDRLSEAMRMDPRFAEFQRADQTLFSALAAGDDGEIRAAATLVGALQDKYGHEVSVHDRALKAELVLNDYQPFVKIIPYYFLAWALMLSAYVLSLARRQGRAYTLKHPLYLIGSLVYWGTLLIHVSSFVLRWVASGRAPVSNGYESLIWISLMVGTAGFLFELKDRHALIASLGSLLTAIVLSVSLLSTFDPAIGPLVPVLASYWLNIHVTIITSSYGFLGLSGLMAMTILVLYLFKGPGRDTVQGAIGQLHRMHWYVLVTGLGLLSVGTLLGGVWANESWGRYWGWDAKETWSLVTILVYSAVTHMRFIRGVDGPWTMATASFLSLSAVIMTYFGVNYFLVGLHSYAAGDATKVPTWVIYAVIGALVLVLASWLVDRNRHWRTGAPA is encoded by the coding sequence ATGAGTCGCACCTCCCTTGGGCGTTCGCTCCCGACCCTGCTGCTGACCCTGCTCCTCGTGGCGGGCCTCGGCACCGGTCAGGCGCTGGCGCAGTACGGCGGTGAGGAGGAGGGGCAGCAGGCCACCGATCAGGGCATGGAAGGCGCCGCGGGCATGGCGCAGGAGCAGGAGGCGACGTCCGAGGACGCGCACGCCGGCCACGTCCACATGCCCGCCGCGGCGCCGGCCAAGAACTTCCTGTCCGCGGAGAGCCGGGAAGCGCTCCGGCGGCTCACCGTGCAGGACTTCCAGGGCCGCATGAAGCCCCTGGACACGCTCAGCCGCGAGATGGTGATGAAGGTCACCAAGCGCACCCACTTCGACGGCTGGGAACCGCTGGATCTCTACCTGAGCTGGATGATCTCCCCGCGCTACTGGTTCGACCAGCCCGTGATCGCGGTCCGCTTCCCGGGCCTGAAGGACCGCCTGGGCGTGTCGCAGGAGACGAAGTACGTCACGCCCGCGAGCCTGCTCGACGGCCAGGGCCAGTACCTGCTGGGCGACGAGGTCGAGGAGGCGCTGCGCACGGCCGACCGCGACCGCAGCAAGCTGCAGCGCAAGCTGCTCTCCTTCGACGAGCGCGTCAACCTGGTCTTCATGAACTTCCAGCGCAGCACGCTGCGCATCTATCCGCAGCCCGAGGACGAGAAGAACACCTGGCTGGCCATGGACCGTCTCAGCGAGGCCATGCGCATGGATCCGCGCTTCGCGGAGTTCCAGCGCGCGGACCAGACCCTCTTCTCCGCGCTGGCCGCCGGCGACGACGGCGAGATCCGCGCCGCCGCGACCCTGGTGGGCGCGCTGCAGGACAAGTACGGGCACGAGGTCAGCGTCCACGACCGGGCCCTCAAGGCCGAGCTGGTGCTCAACGACTACCAGCCCTTCGTGAAGATCATCCCCTACTACTTCCTGGCCTGGGCGCTGATGCTCTCGGCCTACGTGCTCAGCCTGGCGCGCCGGCAGGGCCGCGCCTACACGCTCAAGCACCCGCTCTACCTCATCGGCTCGCTGGTCTACTGGGGCACGCTGCTGATCCACGTGTCGTCCTTCGTGCTGCGCTGGGTCGCCTCGGGGCGCGCGCCGGTGAGCAACGGCTACGAGTCGCTGATCTGGATCAGCCTGATGGTGGGCACCGCCGGCTTCCTGTTCGAGCTGAAGGACCGCCACGCCCTGATCGCCAGCCTGGGCTCGCTGCTCACGGCCATCGTGCTCTCGGTGTCGCTGCTGTCCACCTTCGATCCGGCCATCGGGCCGCTGGTGCCCGTGCTGGCGAGCTACTGGCTCAACATCCACGTGACGATCATCACCAGCAGCTACGGCTTCCTCGGCCTGTCGGGGCTGATGGCCATGACGATCCTGGTGCTCTACCTCTTCAAGGGGCCGGGCCGCGACACCGTGCAGGGCGCCATCGGCCAGCTGCACCGCATGCACTGGTACGTGCTCGTCACGGGCCTCGGCCTGCTCAGCGTGGGCACCCTGCTCGGCGGCGTCTGGGCCAACGAGTCCTGGGGACGCTACTGGGGCTGGGACGCCAAGGAGACCTGGAGCCTGGTGACGATCCTCGTCTACAGCGCCGTCACCCACATGCGCTTCATCCGCGGCGTGGACGGCCCCTGGACCATGGCCACGGCGAGCTTCCTCTCGCTGTCGGCCGTGATCATGACCTACTTCGGCGTGAACTACTTCCTCGTGGGCCTGCACTCCTACGCCGCGGGCGACGCGACCAAGGTGCCCACCTGGGTGATCTACGCCGTCATCGGCGCGCTGGTCCTCGTGCTGGCCTCCTGGCTGGTGGACCGCAATCGTCACTGGCGGACCGGGGCGCCTGCGTGA
- a CDS encoding glycosyltransferase, with protein MKILVLSHMYPQPGREHYGVFVHEGLLALRARGHEIEVIAPLPHTPPGLAWLSGEWRRLARIPARRSFEGITLRHPRYLLLPRRLGFAGASARMARAVEPLLEGLRGRFDLLHAHAGVPDGAAARRLAATLGLPYVVTSHGSDVLRAPRWAAAVHDTLHDAFADATAVIFPSSAALRRAGARGLPVDRGAVVANGFRRDLFLAAAPLPLREDPLQVICVANLVPSKNVDRLIEAMARVATSGLALRLHVVGDGPQAPALRHQAEAAGLAVAWSPALTREELAAALRAADIFALPATGESFGIVYLEAMAAGLPVIAPAGEGIADVIAPERDGLLLPDVEVDTLAAALRRLAADPELRGRIGEAARERAREMDWEAHAERLEAIYAGVLEGAARSAPRGRVLHLLYNSEPDHNGYAIRSRYILQGQRDLGWQVSATTGPFQGARWSEGSRESREGILYHRLRLPGTDRRRGRLGWRRFLVFAQKAVLDRLLAGRVAAILRDARPALLHAHSPAFNLNLARRAARRAGVPALPVVYEVRGLTEETESLVGNTRSGGWLYRKKRRVEERAMAAADAVVTLGEGMRADFVARGIPSDRLFLMPNGVDTQALQPVAPDPARARGLGLTPGHVLGFVGSMGRLEGLPWLVEQLAALPEPWRLLLIGDGQDRPRLLALARELGVEDRILAPGSVPHAEVADWYALLDFVVLPRLSLRVTELVTPLKPLEAMAAERVVLASDIGGHRELVLPGVNGLLFSRDDAAAFRATLEALAADPARRQALAASARRWVEAERDWRRLLEGYAQVYAAAAARAAQR; from the coding sequence GTGAAAATCCTCGTTCTCAGCCACATGTACCCGCAGCCGGGGCGCGAGCACTACGGCGTCTTCGTCCACGAAGGCCTGCTGGCGTTGCGCGCGCGCGGGCACGAGATCGAGGTGATCGCTCCCCTGCCCCACACGCCGCCGGGGCTCGCCTGGCTGAGCGGCGAGTGGCGACGGCTCGCGCGCATCCCCGCCCGGCGCAGCTTCGAGGGCATCACCCTCCGCCATCCGCGCTACCTGCTGCTGCCCCGACGCCTGGGCTTCGCGGGGGCCAGCGCGCGGATGGCGCGGGCCGTGGAACCGCTGCTGGAGGGACTTCGCGGCCGTTTCGATCTGCTCCACGCCCATGCCGGCGTGCCCGACGGCGCGGCCGCGCGGCGACTCGCCGCCACGCTGGGACTCCCCTACGTGGTCACGAGCCACGGCTCGGACGTGCTGCGCGCCCCGCGCTGGGCGGCCGCCGTGCACGACACGCTCCACGACGCGTTCGCCGACGCGACCGCCGTGATCTTTCCGAGCAGCGCCGCGCTGCGGCGCGCCGGCGCGCGCGGTCTGCCCGTGGATCGCGGCGCGGTGGTCGCCAACGGCTTTCGGCGGGACCTCTTCCTCGCCGCCGCGCCGCTCCCGCTGCGCGAGGATCCGCTGCAGGTGATCTGCGTGGCGAACCTCGTGCCGAGCAAGAACGTGGACCGCCTGATCGAGGCCATGGCCCGCGTGGCCACGTCCGGGCTCGCGCTGCGCCTGCACGTGGTGGGCGATGGTCCGCAGGCGCCGGCGCTTCGCCATCAAGCGGAAGCCGCGGGCCTCGCCGTGGCCTGGAGCCCCGCCCTGACGCGGGAGGAGCTGGCGGCGGCGCTGCGAGCCGCGGACATCTTCGCGCTGCCGGCCACCGGCGAGTCCTTCGGGATCGTCTACCTCGAGGCCATGGCGGCGGGGTTGCCGGTGATCGCGCCGGCGGGCGAAGGCATCGCGGACGTCATCGCGCCGGAGCGCGACGGGCTGCTCCTCCCCGACGTCGAGGTCGACACGCTCGCCGCCGCCCTGCGGCGGCTGGCCGCCGACCCCGAACTGCGCGGTCGGATCGGCGAAGCTGCGCGGGAACGCGCGCGCGAGATGGACTGGGAAGCGCACGCGGAGCGGCTGGAAGCGATCTATGCCGGGGTGCTGGAGGGCGCGGCGCGGTCCGCGCCTCGAGGACGCGTGCTGCACCTCCTCTACAACAGCGAGCCCGACCACAACGGCTACGCCATCCGGAGCCGCTACATCCTGCAGGGGCAGCGCGACCTCGGCTGGCAGGTGTCGGCGACCACGGGGCCCTTCCAGGGCGCGCGCTGGAGCGAGGGCAGCCGGGAGAGTCGGGAGGGCATCCTCTACCACCGCCTGCGCCTGCCGGGCACGGATCGGCGGCGCGGACGCCTGGGCTGGCGGCGCTTCCTCGTCTTCGCGCAGAAGGCGGTGCTCGACCGGTTGCTGGCCGGACGGGTGGCGGCCATCCTGCGCGACGCGCGCCCGGCGCTGCTCCACGCCCACTCGCCCGCGTTCAACCTGAACCTGGCGCGTCGCGCCGCGCGGCGCGCCGGGGTCCCCGCCCTCCCCGTGGTCTACGAGGTCCGCGGACTCACGGAGGAAACCGAGTCGCTGGTGGGGAACACGCGTTCAGGCGGCTGGCTCTACCGCAAGAAGCGCCGCGTCGAGGAGCGCGCGATGGCGGCCGCGGACGCCGTGGTCACGCTGGGCGAGGGGATGCGTGCGGACTTCGTCGCGCGGGGCATCCCCTCCGACCGGCTCTTCCTGATGCCCAACGGCGTCGACACCCAGGCACTGCAGCCGGTGGCGCCCGATCCCGCGCGGGCTCGCGGGCTGGGCCTCACGCCCGGGCACGTGCTGGGCTTCGTTGGCAGCATGGGCCGACTCGAGGGACTGCCGTGGCTCGTGGAGCAGCTCGCGGCGCTGCCCGAGCCCTGGCGACTCCTGCTCATCGGTGACGGACAGGACCGTCCCCGCCTCCTCGCGCTGGCGCGGGAGCTGGGCGTCGAGGACCGGATCCTGGCGCCGGGCTCGGTTCCGCACGCCGAGGTCGCCGACTGGTACGCGCTGCTGGATTTCGTGGTGCTGCCCCGCCTCAGCCTGCGCGTCACGGAGCTCGTCACGCCGCTGAAGCCGCTGGAGGCCATGGCGGCGGAGCGGGTCGTCCTCGCCAGCGACATCGGCGGGCACCGCGAGCTCGTGCTGCCGGGCGTGAACGGCCTGCTCTTCTCCCGCGACGACGCCGCCGCATTTCGCGCCACGCTCGAGGCGCTGGCGGCCGACCCGGCCAGGCGCCAGGCGCTGGCGGCCTCCGCCCGGCGCTGGGTGGAGGCAGAGCGCGACTGGCGTCGCCTGCTGGAGGGCTACGCGCAGGTCTACGCCGCCGCGGCCGCCCGCGCGGCGCAGCGATGA